The Kitasatospora setae KM-6054 genome contains a region encoding:
- a CDS encoding SDR family oxidoreductase: MDLNGKVAVVTGGGRGLGLAYAKALAAAGAAVVVNDLDAEAAAGAVEEIGAAGGRAVAEVGAVGTAETAEALVARAVDAFGRLDAMVTNAGVLRDRVLWKMSDEDFDTVVRVHLRGTFTCVRAAVARMREQGGGGRVIVAGSPAGQRGNFGQTNYAAAKAGIAAMVRTWAMELAKAGITANAVIPVAATAMTRTIPAFAPHVDALERHGTPLPDALRKGEGFGTPEDVASLVVYLASDAAAAVTGQCVGIGGDKLALWSHPQEVSVAYADGGWSADAIAAAWPVTVGRVPETYGIPAPRI, translated from the coding sequence ATGGATCTGAACGGCAAGGTCGCCGTGGTCACCGGCGGCGGACGCGGCCTCGGACTCGCCTACGCCAAGGCGCTCGCCGCCGCCGGCGCGGCGGTCGTGGTCAACGACCTGGACGCGGAGGCGGCCGCCGGCGCGGTGGAGGAGATCGGGGCGGCCGGCGGCCGGGCGGTCGCCGAGGTCGGCGCGGTCGGCACGGCGGAGACCGCCGAGGCGCTGGTCGCGCGGGCGGTGGACGCCTTCGGCCGGCTGGACGCGATGGTCACCAACGCGGGCGTGCTGCGCGACCGGGTGCTGTGGAAGATGTCCGACGAGGACTTCGACACCGTCGTCCGGGTGCACCTGCGCGGCACCTTCACCTGCGTGCGCGCCGCCGTGGCCCGGATGCGCGAGCAGGGCGGGGGCGGCCGCGTCATCGTGGCCGGCTCCCCGGCGGGCCAGCGCGGCAACTTCGGCCAGACCAACTACGCCGCCGCCAAGGCCGGCATCGCCGCCATGGTCCGCACCTGGGCGATGGAGCTGGCCAAGGCGGGCATCACCGCCAACGCGGTGATCCCGGTCGCCGCCACCGCGATGACCAGGACCATCCCCGCCTTCGCCCCGCACGTCGACGCGCTGGAGCGGCACGGCACCCCGCTGCCGGACGCCCTGCGCAAGGGCGAGGGCTTCGGCACCCCCGAGGACGTCGCCTCCCTGGTCGTCTACCTGGCCTCCGACGCCGCCGCGGCCGTCACCGGCCAGTGCGTCGGCATCGGCGGCGACAAGCTCGCCCTGTGGTCGCACCCGCAGGAGGTGTCGGTCGCCTACGCGGACGGCGGCTGGAGCGCCGACGCGATCGCCGCGGCCTGGCCGGTGACGGTCGGACGGGTGCCCGAGACCTACGGCATCCCCGCCCCGCGGATCTGA